Proteins co-encoded in one Alphaproteobacteria bacterium PA2 genomic window:
- a CDS encoding copper-binding protein: MTRKISKLDRRNFLSASAVLAGGVALNGLLPGWAISGTEGAGPGQTTLNGPDIDISVGHVRVKIDGKPGHAVAMNGTVPAPLLRFKEGQTARIRVTNTLDEDTSIHWHGLLVPFLMDGVPGLTFPGIKPGETFTYEFPLIQSGTYWYHSHSGMQEPMGHYGPLIIDPAGPDPIAYDREHVVVLSDYSRQHPHVLMQKMKQQSGLFNFQKQTVGGLLGGKDQTFAQRREWAKMLMDPTDISDVTGNVFTFLINGHGPKDNWTGLFKPGERVRLRFINAAAQTIFNVRIPGLKLTVVAADGQNVEPVEVDEFQIANAETYDVIVQPMDDKAYTLVSEAVDRSGRGRATLAPRLGMTAEVPPLRERPLGTMRDMGMDMSGMHMGGMHGGGGHTMDMSMRNPDNAPGVKMGPGVQMLSPMPMDRSAEPGQGLETAGHKVLVYTDLVARDPNPDTRPPTRTLDIHLTGNMERFMWGFDGKSYAEGPPPYAFQAGERVQVTLINDTMMAHPIHLHGHFFELAFGPDGRHPRKHTVLVLPGGKVSFDFTAETGDWAIHCHMAYHMHSGMFQVFAVRKAAA, encoded by the coding sequence ATGACCCGCAAGATTTCGAAACTGGACAGGCGAAACTTCCTTTCGGCCTCCGCAGTCCTGGCCGGAGGCGTCGCCCTCAACGGCCTCCTGCCCGGCTGGGCGATCAGCGGGACGGAGGGCGCCGGGCCGGGCCAGACCACCCTGAACGGCCCTGACATTGATATCTCCGTTGGCCATGTCCGGGTGAAGATCGACGGCAAGCCTGGCCATGCCGTGGCCATGAACGGCACGGTCCCGGCCCCACTGCTCCGCTTCAAGGAGGGTCAGACGGCGCGGATCCGGGTGACCAACACCCTGGACGAAGACACCTCCATCCACTGGCACGGCCTGCTGGTCCCCTTCCTGATGGACGGGGTGCCTGGCCTGACCTTCCCGGGGATCAAACCGGGCGAGACCTTCACCTATGAGTTCCCGCTGATCCAGTCGGGGACCTACTGGTATCACAGCCATTCGGGCATGCAGGAGCCCATGGGCCATTACGGCCCGCTGATCATCGACCCGGCTGGGCCTGACCCCATAGCCTATGACCGCGAACATGTGGTCGTGCTGTCAGACTACAGCCGCCAGCATCCCCACGTCCTGATGCAGAAGATGAAGCAGCAGAGCGGCCTCTTCAATTTCCAGAAGCAGACCGTGGGTGGCCTGCTGGGCGGCAAGGACCAGACCTTCGCCCAGAGGCGGGAGTGGGCCAAGATGCTCATGGACCCCACCGACATTTCCGACGTCACCGGAAACGTCTTCACCTTCCTGATCAACGGCCATGGGCCCAAGGACAACTGGACCGGCCTGTTCAAGCCCGGCGAGCGGGTGCGTCTGAGGTTCATCAACGCCGCGGCCCAGACCATCTTCAACGTCCGCATCCCCGGACTGAAACTGACTGTGGTCGCCGCCGACGGCCAGAATGTCGAGCCGGTGGAGGTGGACGAATTCCAGATCGCCAATGCCGAGACCTATGACGTCATCGTCCAGCCCATGGACGACAAGGCCTATACCCTGGTCTCCGAAGCCGTTGACCGTTCCGGCAGGGGCCGCGCCACCCTGGCGCCGCGTCTGGGCATGACCGCCGAGGTCCCGCCCCTGCGCGAGCGGCCCCTGGGAACCATGCGCGACATGGGCATGGACATGAGCGGCATGCATATGGGCGGCATGCATGGGGGTGGCGGGCACACCATGGACATGTCCATGCGCAATCCCGACAACGCGCCTGGCGTGAAGATGGGCCCCGGCGTCCAGATGCTGTCGCCCATGCCCATGGACCGCAGCGCCGAGCCGGGCCAGGGGCTGGAGACCGCTGGCCACAAGGTGCTGGTCTATACCGACCTCGTCGCCCGCGACCCCAACCCTGACACGAGACCGCCGACCCGGACCCTGGACATCCACCTGACCGGCAATATGGAACGGTTCATGTGGGGGTTTGACGGCAAGAGCTATGCCGAAGGGCCGCCGCCCTATGCCTTCCAGGCCGGGGAGCGGGTGCAGGTGACCCTGATTAACGACACCATGATGGCCCACCCCATCCACCTACACGGCCACTTCTTCGAGCTGGCCTTCGGGCCCGACGGCCGCCATCCGCGCAAGCACACCGTCCTGGTCCTGCCCGGCGGCAAGGTGAGCTTTGACTTCACGGCCGAGACCGGCGACTGGGCCATCCACTGCCACATGGCCTATCACATGCATTCGGGCATGTTTCAGGTCTTCGCCGTGCGGAAGGCCGCCGCATGA
- a CDS encoding copper resistance protein CopB: MRLSLTLPGALIGALLASPAAAQDHSHHHMPGMAMPAPTETQGPPPTADPAIDPANQRSADLAWGAEAMARARQVLRYEHGGMPMSRVGADLFEYQARSGEDGYRWEGEAWYGGDIHRLVVKTEGEGGVQDGVEAAEVQALYSRAVGPYANLQAGLRQDFSPGPARTYAAVGVETLLPYWIHAQGGLYLSTKGDLLARAEGSYDLRLTQRLILQPRAELNFAARDMPRQETGSGLSKAELGLRLRYEIRREFAPYVGVTWERAYGRTADFARAGGHEVTSTGVVVGIRGWF; this comes from the coding sequence ATGAGGCTGTCCCTCACCCTGCCAGGCGCCCTGATCGGCGCCCTCCTGGCCAGCCCGGCGGCGGCCCAGGACCACAGCCATCACCACATGCCGGGCATGGCCATGCCGGCCCCGACCGAGACGCAAGGTCCGCCGCCCACAGCCGACCCCGCCATCGACCCAGCCAACCAGAGGTCCGCCGACCTGGCCTGGGGCGCCGAGGCCATGGCCCGGGCCCGGCAGGTCCTGCGCTACGAACATGGCGGCATGCCCATGTCCAGGGTCGGCGCCGACCTCTTCGAATACCAGGCCCGCTCCGGTGAGGACGGCTATCGCTGGGAAGGCGAGGCCTGGTATGGCGGCGACATCCACCGGCTGGTGGTGAAGACCGAGGGCGAAGGCGGGGTCCAGGACGGCGTCGAGGCCGCCGAGGTCCAGGCCCTCTATTCCCGCGCCGTCGGTCCCTACGCCAACCTGCAGGCGGGCCTGCGTCAGGACTTCAGCCCCGGCCCGGCCCGTACCTATGCGGCGGTGGGCGTCGAGACCCTCCTGCCCTACTGGATCCACGCCCAGGGCGGGCTCTATCTTTCCACCAAGGGCGACCTGCTGGCCCGGGCCGAGGGCAGCTATGACCTGCGCCTGACCCAGCGCCTGATCCTCCAGCCCCGGGCCGAACTGAACTTCGCCGCCCGGGACATGCCCCGGCAGGAGACCGGCTCTGGCCTCTCCAAGGCCGAACTGGGCCTGCGCCTGCGCTACGAAATCCGCCGGGAATTCGCGCCCTATGTCGGCGTGACCTGGGAACGCGCCTATGGCCGCACCGCCGACTTCGCCCGGGCGGGCGGGCATGAGGTGACGAGCACCGGGGTGGTGGTCGGGATCAGGGGCTGGTTCTAG
- a CDS encoding DUF3606 domain-containing protein: MAGLKDKRGFIDKDRLDLSERQAVEYWMKRWGVTRDQLTTAHRKVGRMVKDIAAELGKKR; encoded by the coding sequence ATGGCCGGCCTCAAGGACAAGCGCGGCTTCATCGACAAGGACCGCCTGGATCTCTCCGAGCGCCAGGCGGTCGAATACTGGATGAAGCGCTGGGGCGTGACCCGCGACCAGCTGACCACGGCCCACCGCAAGGTGGGCCGGATGGTGAAGGATATTGCCGCGGAGCTGGGCAAGAAGCGGTGA
- a CDS encoding RNA signal recognition particle, with translation MAYIDGFVIAVPTANKQKFIDHAAMADPMFIEMGATQVVEAWQDDVKDGKVTDFRRAVQARDDESIVFSWITWPDKETRDAANARMMAADFKDPRMDQEANPMPFDGMRMIYGGFSPVVELGGK, from the coding sequence ATGGCCTATATCGATGGTTTCGTGATCGCGGTGCCGACCGCCAACAAACAGAAGTTCATTGACCATGCGGCGATGGCGGACCCCATGTTCATCGAGATGGGTGCGACACAGGTTGTTGAAGCCTGGCAGGATGATGTGAAGGACGGCAAGGTCACCGACTTCCGCCGCGCCGTGCAGGCAAGGGACGACGAGAGCATTGTCTTCTCGTGGATCACCTGGCCCGACAAGGAAACCCGCGACGCCGCCAACGCCAGGATGATGGCGGCGGACTTCAAGGATCCCCGCATGGACCAGGAAGCCAACCCCATGCCCTTTGACGGCATGCGGATGATCTATGGCGGCTTCAGCCCGGTGGTTGAGCTGGGCGGGAAGTGA